The following DNA comes from Thermoanaerobaculales bacterium.
GACCCGCGGCGCCAACCTCAAGGACTTCGCGGGCGAGGTTCGCCTCGCCAAGCAGATCTACAACTCGGCCTGGGAGGACAACTGGGGGTTCGTGGCGGTCACCGACGGCGAGTTCGACTGGCTGGCCAAGGAGCTCAAGCCGATCGTGCTGCCCGAGCTGGTGCGGTTCGCGTTCGTCGACGGCGATCCGGTCGGCCTGCTGCTCTGCGTGCCGGACTGGAACCCCGTGATGGGCGACCTCGACGGCTCCCCGATGCGCCACCCTCTGCGCACCCTCAAGCACCTGCTGCGGAGCAAGGCCTCCAACCAGGAAGGCCTCCGGCTGGTGCTGCTCGGCGTCAAGGAGGGATTTCGCGACCGCGGCATCGAGGGCGTGCTGCTCGGCGAGGGCCTGCGGGTGGCCCTGGACACCGGCTACAAGTGGTGCGAGTACTCGTGGATCCTCGAGGACAACGAGCTCACCAAGCGCGCGGTCCGCCTGATGGGCGGCGAGCTGTACAAGGTCTACCGGATGTACCAGAAGGCGCTGTAGGAGCCCGCGAGGCCGGGACGCCCGGTGCCAGGGCCGACACTTTGGCAGTTTGCAGGTGACGCCGACCTCCCCTGGCACCTGATTCACCATCCGGGCGCGGAAGCGGGCGCGGAAGCGGATCCGCCATCGTCATCGAACGTGCAGCGCAACCCGAAAAGCGTGTGGGCAGAGGCGAACCACAACAACCACGTCGGGAGCGCGCACAGGGTCCCATACCCGACGTGCTCCAAGAGGCGGGGGAGATCCGGACCTTCTGCTTTCAGCTCGAGTTGGGCTTGCAGAGGGGCTCGGGCGGGTCGCCGGGGTTGCCCGTCATCTTGATGAACCGCCGGACAAGGCTGCGGACCAGGCGCCGGACCTCGGGGCCCGGGCCGGCCCCCGGCGGCAGCGGGATCTGGGCCGCGGCCAGCGACTGGTGGCCCCCGCCGAAGCCGCGCCGGCCGCCGAGGTGCCGCGCAACCTTGCCGGCGTCCGCCTCGCGGTCGAAGGTGCGCAGGCTGAGGTGGAGCCAGCCGTCGATCAGGCCGATGCACATCGACCACCGCATGCCCTCCACGCGCAGCAGCAGGTCCGCGGCCTCGGCCACCATCTCGGGGCTGTCGAGGCGTCCGAGGAATGAGACGACGCAGCTGCCGTGGATCATGGCGTTGCCGATCGCCTGCTTCAGGTTCGAGAAGTAGGTGCGCGGCAGCGGCGCCGAGACGATCCGCCCGAGCGCCCTGAGGTTGGCGAGCGGGTAGAGATCGAGGTAGGCGTCGATGTCGGCGCGCGTGCTCTCGCGGCCGAGATCCTGGGTGTCGGAGCGGATGCCGTAGACCATGGCTGTGGCGAGCGGGACCGGCAGCTCGATGCCGGCCTCGTGCAGGTACTCGTAGAGGATGGTCGACGTCGCCCCGTAGCGGCTGCGGACGTCGGTGAAGCGCGCCGACCGCGTCTCGCGCCGGATCGGGTGGTGGTCGATCACCACGTCGAGGCGGACCGTCGGGTCGAAGGTCACGTTGCCGGCGCCGGGCTGGGCGTCGACCATGCCGATGCGATCGAACCGCTCGTGCTCGAGCTCGCCGAGTGAGCGGGCCTTCAAGCCCAGGTAGCGCAGGAGCTCCTGGTTCTCGGCCCGGCCGATCGTGCCCGCGTGCGCCACCGAGCAGGCGATGCCGTGGCGGTCGTTCGCGATCTCCCGCAGCCCGGCGGCCGCGGCGATGGCGTCCGGGTCGGGGCTGTTCTGCATCACGATGAGCATGGTCTTGGCGCCGTCGAGCACCGAGGACAGCTTGGCGAGCCGGCTCGGCGCCTCCGTGGACCGTGACACGGGTCCTCCTTGGTGCGGCGGCGCACGTACGGTGCGCGCCGCTGCGCAGGCTGCGACCGGCGCCAGTATAGCGGTTCGCGTTCCTCTCGATGTTGAGCTCCCGACCCGCGGGATTGCGTAGAATCTGCGCTGGGGTTGCGAGTGGCACGCAAGCTCTGGTTCCTCGCGCTGTGCGGAGTCGTGGCGGTGCTGGTGGTGACGGCGCTGATCGTGGTCAACCTGCGCCTGCGCAGCGCGTCGAGCCGGCTGCCGGAACGGGGCTCGGTGGTCGAGAGCGTTGACGGCTGCCCGAGCCCGGCCGAGATCCTGTTCGACGACCGGGGGGTCGCCCACGTCCGCGCGCCGGACGAGCCCACGCTGTGGTTCGCCCTCGGCTACCTCCACGCGCGGGACCGCTTCTTCCAGATGGACATGGCGCGGAGGACGGCGTCGGGGAGGCT
Coding sequences within:
- a CDS encoding DHH family phosphoesterase; translated protein: MSRSTEAPSRLAKLSSVLDGAKTMLIVMQNSPDPDAIAAAAGLREIANDRHGIACSVAHAGTIGRAENQELLRYLGLKARSLGELEHERFDRIGMVDAQPGAGNVTFDPTVRLDVVIDHHPIRRETRSARFTDVRSRYGATSTILYEYLHEAGIELPVPLATAMVYGIRSDTQDLGRESTRADIDAYLDLYPLANLRALGRIVSAPLPRTYFSNLKQAIGNAMIHGSCVVSFLGRLDSPEMVAEAADLLLRVEGMRWSMCIGLIDGWLHLSLRTFDREADAGKVARHLGGRRGFGGGHQSLAAAQIPLPPGAGPGPEVRRLVRSLVRRFIKMTGNPGDPPEPLCKPNSS